Proteins from a genomic interval of Salinivibrio kushneri:
- the yidC gene encoding membrane protein insertase YidC encodes MDSQRNILLIALLFVSFMLYMEWNKPDSPQPQGQGVEQQQTTHSDVPSSNDGDTTSLDAQPVSDKLVTINTDVLTLKIDTQGGDVVHAELPQYDAELDSDNAFTLLHSKPDHTFVAQSGLIGADGIDTAEGRAQYQVTQNNFSLSDDQDTLRVPMTVEKDGITYTKTFVFERGSYAVDVEHTINNQTDNNASVTMYTQLKQNLLDDGGSLTMPTYRGSAYSTDDKRYEKYSFDDMQSKNLNVTFNQGWAAMIQHYFATAWIPRADNNVLSTRTTAQYGYIQTKTRDTIAAGTSKTLTATLWVGPKLQEQMAAVAPSLDLVVDYGWLWFIAKPLHWLLSTIQTFVSNWGLAIIMLTFIVRGAMYPLTKAQYTSMAKMRMLQPKLQEMKERIGDDRQRMSQEMMELYKREKVNPLGGCLPLVLQMPIFIALYWALMESVELRHAPFFGWIQDLSAQDPYYVLPLLMGASMFLIQKMSPTTVTDPMQQKIMTFMPVVFTFFFLFFPSGLVLYWLVSNVVTLIQQTLIYKSLEKKGLHSRS; translated from the coding sequence ATGGATTCCCAACGCAATATCCTGTTGATTGCCCTATTGTTCGTTTCTTTCATGCTCTACATGGAATGGAACAAACCAGATTCCCCGCAACCGCAGGGACAGGGCGTTGAGCAGCAGCAAACCACTCACAGTGACGTGCCAAGCAGCAATGACGGTGATACCACGTCTCTTGATGCACAGCCTGTCTCTGACAAGCTTGTCACCATCAACACTGACGTTTTAACACTGAAAATTGATACGCAAGGCGGTGATGTTGTCCACGCCGAGCTCCCGCAATATGATGCCGAGCTGGATTCTGACAATGCCTTCACGCTGTTGCACAGCAAACCTGATCATACCTTTGTGGCACAAAGCGGCTTAATTGGTGCGGACGGCATCGATACGGCTGAGGGTCGCGCACAATACCAGGTGACGCAAAACAACTTCTCGCTCTCAGACGATCAAGACACCTTACGAGTGCCAATGACGGTTGAGAAAGATGGCATTACCTATACCAAAACCTTCGTGTTTGAGCGTGGTAGCTATGCGGTGGATGTTGAACACACTATCAACAACCAAACCGACAACAATGCCAGTGTCACCATGTATACCCAGCTAAAGCAAAACTTGCTGGACGATGGCGGCAGCTTGACCATGCCAACCTATCGCGGTAGCGCCTACTCCACTGACGACAAGCGTTACGAGAAGTACAGCTTTGATGATATGCAAAGCAAAAACCTGAACGTGACGTTTAACCAAGGTTGGGCCGCGATGATCCAGCACTACTTTGCTACCGCGTGGATCCCACGGGCGGACAATAATGTGCTGAGCACCCGTACCACGGCGCAATACGGTTATATCCAAACCAAGACTCGCGATACCATTGCCGCTGGCACCAGCAAGACGCTGACAGCCACCTTATGGGTTGGCCCTAAACTGCAAGAGCAAATGGCCGCGGTGGCACCAAGCTTGGATTTGGTGGTCGACTACGGCTGGCTGTGGTTTATCGCTAAACCGCTGCACTGGTTGCTCTCCACCATCCAAACCTTTGTGAGTAACTGGGGTCTGGCTATCATTATGCTGACCTTCATCGTCCGTGGTGCCATGTATCCGCTGACCAAAGCGCAGTACACCTCAATGGCCAAGATGCGCATGCTACAGCCTAAGCTGCAAGAGATGAAAGAGCGTATCGGTGACGATCGTCAGCGCATGAGCCAAGAGATGATGGAGCTCTATAAGCGTGAGAAGGTCAATCCACTTGGGGGCTGTTTACCGCTTGTCCTACAAATGCCGATTTTCATTGCTTTGTACTGGGCGTTGATGGAATCGGTAGAATTGCGTCATGCGCCGTTCTTTGGCTGGATTCAAGACTTGTCGGCACAAGACCCATACTATGTGCTGCCGCTGTTGATGGGCGCATCCATGTTCCTGATCCAGAAGATGAGCCCGACCACGGTCACCGATCCGATGCAGCAGAAGATCATGACCTTTATGCCTGTGGTCTTTACGTTCTTCTTCTTGTTCTTCCCATCTGGCCTGGTTCTATACTGGCTGGTATCGAACGTGGTCACGCTTATCCAACAGACCTTGATTTACAAGTCGTTGGAGAAAAAAGGCCTGCATTCACGCTCGTAA